In Phocoenobacter uteri, a single genomic region encodes these proteins:
- a CDS encoding type II toxin-antitoxin system HicB family antitoxin, whose amino-acid sequence MLFTIGVETPQDENTAFGMVVPALCNDEYSCFSAADSEGEIIPQVTDAIHTMLELMIDEEFDILSIKDKGFRFYKTLEDYDYCDTWLLIDIDLTA is encoded by the coding sequence ATGCTATTTACAATCGGTGTTGAAACACCACAAGATGAAAATACAGCGTTTGGAATGGTTGTGCCAGCACTTTGTAATGATGAATATAGTTGTTTTAGTGCGGCGGATAGTGAAGGAGAGATTATCCCACAAGTAACAGACGCCATTCATACAATGCTTGAATTAATGATTGATGAAGAATTTGATATTTTGTCAATTAAAGATAAAGGGTTCAGATTTTATAAAACCTTAGAAGATTATGATTATTGTGATACTTGGTTATTAATTGATATTGATTTAACCGC
- a CDS encoding type II toxin-antitoxin system HicA family toxin: MHSRDLIKELKAIGCYQIRSGKGDHHIWYSPKTGKKFPITHPVKDIPIGTLRSIKKSAGLL; encoded by the coding sequence ATGCACTCAAGAGACTTAATCAAAGAGCTTAAAGCTATCGGTTGTTATCAAATCAGGAGTGGAAAAGGAGATCACCATATTTGGTATAGTCCAAAGACAGGTAAAAAATTTCCAATTACGCATCCTGTTAAAGATATTCCAATCGGTACTTTAAGATCAATCAAAAAATCGGCAGGGCTTTTATAG